CATGAAATTGCTGCTGTCACGGGAGTCGTTGCACACGAacgatttttataattactgtaAATTGCCCAATCGGTATCAAGCGAACAAGGGAAAAGaaacctatgagatctcgtggAGCGCAGAAAGGAAACGTTTCGTAGATCAGGATGAAAGGTACACCAGTGTGCGTCTTCTTGCATCGAATAAAACGTTTCATCGTAATGATCTAAATGTGCTTCTTGCATAGCACCAGGATACCCAACTTTGTTCTTCGGTAGATTCATTGAACCCTTGGAATCGTTGCAAGAATTCGATCAATCTTAAATCGCCGAGGGATCTTCCCGAAAAAATCAAACTTCGAATGTTGAAGGTTTCCCAGGAAACCACTAAGCCGATGAGTGTTTAGATAAGAAGGCTGCAGCATCGCAAAGTTCGAAGAACTGCAGACGCCTTTTAACGACGCCGGTTGCGGTAATCGACCGGAAAACTGTAACTTCACATTAGGAAGCCACAATGTGCAGTCTTCCTGCGTCCCTTATGTACAGTAATTTACTTATACTCAATTCCGCGGGGGGAATATATACCCGGTACGAAACTGTATAATCGATGCGCCGCGATTAATGCATTTATATATGTCATCATAAATATCGGATCGCGTCGCTTCCATTTCTTATCGACTAATATTTCATCAATTATTTCAGCTGCGAGTAGCGTCGACGTTAAACGGCCCGCTTTAATGTCAAAACGCGCGATAGCAATGGCGAACCTACGTACCCGTTCTGCGATTGCATAGCCGATTCCTGGAAATTCGACCAGGTCTGCTTTCTAGAGACCGAGCGAACCTGAAAGCCTCTAACCCGCGCCAAACCGAAGCAAATCTTCATTACGTCACGGTTACCTTCCTCGAGcatcatttatttatgaaaagtaCGCGACTTGCAACACGACCCCTGGCGCTAAACCGGTATTAAGGCTGCATGGGCAGGCTGCATCGTCTACACACGGCTTAATGTCAGCCGAGCAAGTTGGCACGAAATACGATAAATGCCACTTTCGCCCTGGAATAACCTACGGCTCCGAGGTATACCCCTGTTACAGCGTAAATAATTCGTATCGTCAACTAATGCATCTCtgcccttctctctctctctctctcctagCTCTGTCCcttttcatttattatcaaCTCAATCAGTAAAAATGACGCGACAGGTATATATCGTTAAAGCGACTCCGTTATTTTCCGTGTGCCGTGTAAATAATGTAGCATCGCGGTCGATAAAGTAACCGTGTTTAATTTATGAGGGCTGTTTGAATAATGGAGCACTCTAATTCCCAGATATTTGCGGGCTGGATTTCTTTCTGCGACGTCAGGGATTGATCGAAGGTAATTCGTCGATGCCAGAAGGGCGGGGACCGTTTCTAACCGGCGCGCCGCCGCTTACCGATATCACGAAGGCGTCGAGTAATTCCCAGCTTTCACGGAACCGTCGTGCCGACGAGGCCCGAGGATCCCGCCGCGGCAAGAAGAACATCCGGTCTCTCCACGGTTAATCCCGCGACGACTGCGGCCGCCCGGGAATCCTGCGAAGAAGCACCTCGGCGTTTAGCAATTTTTTCGTCGAATGCTCGTCCGCTAATTCGCCGTGCAATTTATTACACGATTCTATAAAACGTTCCCGTTCTAACACGCGAGCTTAAAGAGCGGCACGATTACTATTCCACGCCCACTCCATCTTGTCTTACGACAAGTACCGCTACCGTAGTTTAGTAACCGTTAGCCAGACAACGCTCGAGCCGTGACTACTGATCAAAGTCGCGGGGCCGTCAATCGGGCCCTCGTTCCTCGATCAGTCCCAGTCCCAGTCTGAGCCAAGTGCATTCGAAAAACAGATCCGATCTCGACGGCCGACTACGACTCCCCCCTGGTCTGCTGTAGATCGGAGCGACAAACGAGCGATAACCGAGGAGGGAACCCCGCCCAAGAGGATAACAGCCCGGCTGCATCAGCCCGACCAAGTCAGCGGAGAAGATCGAATCGTGTCGCCCAGAATAGACACCGCCGGCGCAAAAATACTGTGCCGCAAATACGACGCGGCGTGGAATTTTTCGCGGGCGAGCGCGTTTTCTTCGGCGGCCGTGCCGCAACGGAAAACGAGCCGCAATAAAGTTTACAGCGGCCGACACCGCGTGTATTTATAGCCGGTCATTTCCGCGGGGATCCGTCCGTAACTTTCGAGCCGAAAGGCTCCGCGCGGCTCGACTCGTTTCAGCCCTGCACCCGCCGGAGAGCCTCGTCTCTCCTCGATCAAAGGCCAGCAACGTAGGAATCATCCGATGAGAAATTAATTACGTCGCCGTCGCGGGGCTCCCTCGAGACCGCTGGAATTTTCGCGGCGACTTCTCGTTTCACGGTCACGGAAAGTTCCTCAAGGTCTGGGCCGAATATGAATCTTTCGATCGAATCCTCGTCAATAATTAAGAAGCTTATGCCGTTCCACGTTCAGCGGCGCATCTCAGTCGGTTTACCGAAGTTCATCCTGTCGTAGGATCCTCGCGGAAGTTCCGGCGAAACGTTGTCGTCCCATTGATCACCGCACAAGTCCGATCGTGCACCTCGAACGCGACGTGTCAAGTTCAGCCTGACGCAAGCCCCGCGTCCACGTGCGGCGGCGATGGGGTGGGACAGAGACGAACGGCCACCGGACGGACGTGTACAACGTTAGACACCACCGTTTCGATCGGCGGCGAACGCCGACTATAGGAAAAACCGCCGCCCTCGAAACCGCCACCCTGAAGTGTCAGTAGCGTGCCGTCTGTTCTTGCTATTGCCACGAGCCCGTTTCCGCTATTCGACTCGGGTCCGAACATCGTCGGTCGAGGCGAATCGATTCGGGACCGGCCATCGCAGAACACGGTCCGGTAGAGTACCGATCCGAGAGAAAGAAGCGAGCGTGACCGGCCGCAACGGAGGGTTGATCGGCGGGCGCACGAGCCGTGGCGATCGAGTGATGGGATACTTTTGAACGATCCATGAAATTTCGAATGTAAGTGGTGACTCCCGTAGATCGGCCCGTAAAACGGCCCGTAAATCTTTAACGACCGTCGGGATCGTGCTTCGGCGTTTCCTTGTTTCTATAATTCCCTCGAAAATTGTTCCGGTCTCCGAGGAAATGGCCGATTAGAAAGTAAAAGATAAACGTATCGCGCTAACCGATTCGCGCAAAAACCGCGTTTACTCGCCCATTAGTTCCTTGGCCCGTTTGTCGACGGAAAAAACGCCGGCCCCGGAGCATTTTTTTTTTGCCGCCGTTGCCTGCCGTTGCCTGCCGTCGCCGTTCTCGAAACGCCGCGTCTCGCGTGGAACGATTTAACTGCCGATCTTATTGGCTTTCACTTTCAAAATCACGGCGGACCGCCGCGTTCGCGTTAATTGTAAGAAGGAAAGGTGTAAAATGAAAGGTGCAATGTGAACTGACCGGAACGAACTCGCGGAGCTGCCGTGTCCTGCGATCTGTACCAGCGAATTCTGGTTTGAGGGAACACTGTCGTAGGAAGTAGTCGTCGGGATTCTGGTCGGAGCGGTTCGATGTCTTTGTTAAAGTCACCGGGATGGTCGACGGTTACGTCGCGACGCGTTCCGGACGATCGCAGGGGAACGAGATGGCACCGCTctgttttcttgttttcttcgttttttcacGAAATCGATCTCGTTGATCCCGCCTTTGTTCCTCGCGCGTGACACCTTCATCGACGACGAGCGTGGATTTCTATGGAATCGCAATTAGTCGGCTCGCGAAACTTTCGCTTCAATTAGGGCGGCCCGTGATTATCGTCCGCCGGAGACCTGATCCCGTAAGCAAACGCGGGTAATTAACCGATCCGTATTGTATAAATTTGCGCGTACGCCGGGGAGCGCTCAAAGGCTTTCACTATTGTGCCGTCCGGAAAATTTACGTCCCGCGTCGATCTCGTATAGATCTAATTGTTCCCGATAATACGCGTTTGCCATGAAAGCATGCTATGGGAACGGCACGGATCACACGGCGCGCCGCGGGACCGGGGAGCAGTGAAACTACCGTTGAATTTTTCGTATGCTTTCGTTTTTCAAGGTTGACGAATGGTGCTTGTGAAAAATCCGTCGCCCTCTCGAGGCGAGAGTCCCCAAAAAGAAAATGCGAAGAAGGATAAGAAAAGGAGCCGCGTGTCGCGCGGCAATAGTCCATCGGAAACGAATCTGTCCAGGGGGAACAGTCCCGGCAGAAACGGTAGCAACGTTAAGAGGGTCGTTAAGAGCAGCCTGTTGCAGTCCAGGGGAAGCGAGTGAGTGTTGTTCCTCGATTTTCAATGATTCTCGCGTTTATCATTATTTTGCGAATGCTAGAATCATtaccattattatcattaccaaGAGCACAGGGATATCTCCTTGATTCTATTACCATTGCTAGAATCAAAGAAACATTTCTCCTTCGATTCGAATAATGACAACAGCATTCCGCTTCCGCATTGTTCCCTAGAATTTTTGCGAAATAATTTATGCCTACGATTGTCTCTATCCGGTTGCGAAACTATGCAAATTGTTCCGACTGATATCGAGTATCGTAAATTATCCTGAAAGCCGAAGTTATCGGCTCGttcaatatttcagtttatttttcgTGTTGCGCTCGTCTAACGGAATATCAATATTGCGACCGCCATTTTGCGCTAATGAAGAGTGCGATCAGACATTCGCAAGGATGCTATCGATCCATCTAAATATTTCTGCAGCGGCAAGAAAAGCAACACCGCGTCTGGAATAATCAATTGCGCTCATCCCCTCGCCGAAATATGTAGATTGTGCGTCAACATTCTTGCGATGTCTTACTATCGATCGGCTCGCGAACATTGCGAGTATGAACAGTGTAATACGGTGACATCGTCGTCTGCGGCTTTTATCAACTCTTATCGAGCTATTCCCTCGCGCGATAATATTAATCTGCGGATAATAAAAACCGGTTCGACTTGTTAGCGGCGTCTTATCTGCCGCAAAAAACACAGAAAATATCAAAGCGAACCGAATTTATTCTAGAATATTGAGCGGTCAATGTTGCTTATCGATTAGCCATTCTCAATTAAACACTCTGGCGATTTAATCAGTCTTTATTGTCATTCATCTTGCTCTTTATTGTCGCGTATCTTGCACAGCTTTCTTGCCTTTCTATTTCCATTAACAGctcgatattaaaatattaattttattgccgacggtatttatgaaagaaagaaacaccGAAAAAGCTTATCTATTATCAGCAGAAAGTATCGCAGACTATATTCCTCGAATTATCCAGTAAGTAACTCgacagaaaaaaattaaagactCTATACCGTCAACGAAAATTCTCCTTAGTATCGCAATCTTAATGTCATTACTCAAAACGTTGGAAAATTGCTACGCATTGCACTACATAAACAAGAACTGCCAGTGTAAGGAAACATTACTTCCGACAAGTTGAAGAGCTTCAACTTTTAACATTTGAACGATCCCAAGGAGAAACCGCAAAAGAAAGTTTTAAtgtagaaaatagaaaagaaacttcCAAACTAGAAGATAGAAAAGTAACTTTCAAACTATTGAACTGACGCGGAAGATCCGGTTTTCATAAAAAGCGAAGCGTAGTTCCAACGGTTCGCCGACCAAACCGCAACAAAGTAAAAGCGAGGAAAGAAGTGTCCTTTGCATCCTATAATTCGAAACCAAACATCGTTCGTTTGCAAGAAAATGTTTTCGTTCGCGTGCGAGAAAACCTGAGCAGTTTTTCATGAGGCCGATACAGGAGAGACAACGTCAAAGTCGAAAACAGTGTACGAAGAAGAGCAGACAGCGAACGAAGGGGAATCGTTCGAACGCGCGGAACAGCTGCGAGATCCAGGCCATCGATAGCTTCCGCGCGATTCGCCGAAGATGACTCGAGCGGACTCTAAACGCTTCGGTTTCCATTTTCCGGGGACAGCCGCGCGGACTCGGCCGTTTCCTCCCCGCGTGGGGGTGGACGCGAGGCGCGCGGACGTTGATAGACACATACGTCGCGGTTGCGACATATTTCGATGCCGCGTATCGATTGCGGGACCTTGCCTGGGCTGTCTCTGTTCTGTCGGTCAATATCGCGGCGATCGGTAACGTGTATTGTGTAAAGAGATCTCGACGTTCGGACACGTGGGGTAGACGGTTTCTGCCGTTTAACGCACGCGATCGTGTTCTCCTCCTCTTCGCGTGCCCGGCTCCATCTTAACGCTTTAGCTGCTCGCGCCTGCGAGTCTTCGGCGGACCTGAAAtcccgttttttttttatggaaCGAACAGATACGTGGAAGGGTACGGAAGGTTCCGGTCTGATACTGAGGTTCTAGACGAGACCTTAAGTAGACGAGGctgcaatatgaaattataggaAATCATTCGCAAGTTTTTCTGTGGATGTCACTTCCCGATGGTATAGACATCCTTTGGAACTAAGCGATgggaaacataaattaataagaaaggtAGCTTGTTTCTAGATTTCATGTGTTACATTGTACAAAATTGAATGATATACACatgtataagattttataagtTCTATCGAGTCGAGGcgagtgagtcacctctcgagtgcaaagggttgatattagATCGTTCTAGAAGTGGCGTGTTAATGCCAGAAGCAGTTTCCTATGGTAGAAGAATAAATGGCACGAACTTACGGGAGTAATAACGTAAACGGAAGAAGTGCTGTACGTTATGTATTTTCTGATAGCTGATAGCCTCGGGGAATCTCTCGATCTCGATTTCTGCTGGATTATGTAATTACTTTTCCGTTTTTCGATTGAAATGGAAGATTGTCAAGTGTCGCTTGCAGTTTGCCACGagagttattatattttacattcgaCTGTATCCTAATTAGGACCGGTACCCTGAAATCAAAGGTTCGAGCGTGTTCCTAAGGGACTCCCACGGTTTAAGAGTCTCGATGAATAAATCAGCACTCGTAATTGCGAAAACAAGGGAAAGCGAAGGTAACGGGGGTTGTTACGTTGTAACGAATGTAAAAGGGGCTTAATAAAGGAATGGCGTGCGCAGGAACGTCGGGGCGCGTCGATGAATCGCCACCCTGCCGCGTCGACACGTAGCTTATTATCATATATAACAATGTCGCAGGATTTTATCCGTCGCCATCCCAATACCAATTACCAGCCGAATTAcagtagaataaaattaaaagattccGCGTTATAGGGATTTCACGTTCGCGAACCTTGCGCGAACTCCTATAACGTCGAgtctcgtgacgaaaattttcaaacggaTTTTCTAAAGCTAAATGTTACTCACTTTTCGTATAAACGagatattacttgtctattatcgaTCTCTAAGCTTCACGGTAAACGTAGACAGAATGAGCATCAAGTTCTTTGCTTTTCCTGttaaattattcacgataaaGTAGTTCCGCCAGGCATAATTGTGAatgaaatcatagagcaaggggttaaattcccTTTTTCGATGGTGGCCCAACTTCTTTCTGTAACTGTATTACTTTCTCACGAAGAATCTCgcttttgaataataaaactatttaaaagtctCGCTTTTCAATAAGGATACTATTTTagaatacttattttttaataatattttaatggcgTTACTGGGGGTTGTATCGTATCGAGGCACGAGGCACGAGGCACGAGGCACGCGGCACGCGCTCGTACGAAGAAGGTCGACGCTTCTCAGAGCAATGTGTCGCAAGGATAATTACAAGGCATGACAAACAGGACATTTTTACGGTGACAGGTGACTCAGGTGGATAGTCAATAAAGCAAATTGTTGTTCCGGGAATCGATTTCGGGCTAACGGGGCGATAATCTAATTCCGAAATCGTGTGCCCTTCGCGGTAGGAAATTTCCCCGGCGCGagtcatttcaattattaaattattacgaaCGTTTCGACCGATATTCGCGAACGTTTATTGTTTTCCCGGTGAACTCGCGTGACAGAGATCATGACGGAGTGgaattcatttcgttttattgcgaTATCGCGTTTCGAGGTTCAAGGAAAACCGTGACGCCGAAGACGAGAAAACAACTTCCAGCCGTGGAAAATAATGTTGTTGCAACAATGTGCTTTAAATTGGGTCATTAAGCATATTACAACCCTATCGATGATTAATTAGTTTTGATAATAGATCTATTTCGAAGAAGTTCACTTCGTTACAGAATGTACGAGGTTCAAATACCATTTCCACGCATAGAGTCTCCATATTTAATGAACTGCAAGCGTGTACTACTATTCGCGCAGAAAATGTTTCTTAAGTAGTCAATTACTGGTGCTTTTTCCTTCCATCGAGCTGGCAAATTAGTAATACGAACGGAAAAAGgtcttcgagtgcaaagattaACGTAATCGTTGTTTCCGCTGGCGACGACGGTTTCCCCTGTCACTCGGCAACAACCGAGCATTCACTGTCGCAGCTATCTATTTACACGCAACGACCAAGAAATTGATCGCGAGCGTTCGCGCTCTGCGTGAACAAGGCGCACGGTTGCTCCGTACGTCACCGGTACGCTATAGGGAAATAGTTGATCGCGATGTTCCTGCTTCCGGCGTTCGCCAAAGTGCAACAACCGACATTGACCCCTCGCGTTTCAAGGGGTGACAACGCGGACACGTGCGCCGTGCACGCTGCACCACGGTGGACGAGTAATTGGTCGCTAACgaggaaattattgaaattagaaGCCCGCGTTGATAATGATACACGCCTGCAACTGCGTGCTTTGAACGTCTGTCTACCTAGCATTTGCGTTACGGAGTGAACGGGAATTTAGGTTCCTCGATGTAACGTGGAGTTTAACCCCTTCGGTATCTGACGAAATATTGAGACTGTGACAGGCAACCTTTGAACCTGTTTGTATTTGAAAAACAGTGTACTATTTTGTACGAAATAACGTCGTTACTGATGGTGCATGAATGGTGGTGCACAGATgaacattattttgtataaagatCAGGTCTAATGGGGTAATTCTGGAGCACCGCTGAAATGCTTCAAGATTAAACCTTGCTTGAACTTAAGTATCACTTGACTTCCCAGAATAATTCTTCCCAGTAATTCTTCTTTGAGGTTGAAAGATGAATTATTCATGAGCTGTGGTGagattcatttcaaatttccgAAGGGTTTAGAAATCGAATTTccaatgaaatgttatttttcatcGTTCAGAGGAGTGCCTAACTAGTATAAAAGCTCTGTAGAACTTTAACGGGCTAGGTAATCGGACTCCGATGAATCATTGGCTGAGGTTGCAACGATTTTTCCGCGGCACGATAAGCGCTGCTTGAAGAGAAAATGAAATCATAAATGAGCCCGATCAATCACGCGAGTTTCCGCGGGCCGGTCCGATTGATTGAACCCTCTAAATTATTGAGCCCCTACGTTCGAGGGTCACTCACGAAACGAGCGAACGGTTATTCCATTCGAAACGGTCGGTTGCGCTGGAGAAGAATGCTGGAACTTTACAGAAAAGTGTTAGTGTCCCTTTGTCGCTCGGGATCGCGGGAATCGTTGCATTCTGTTGTTTCTGTTTCTAGAACCGGCAGCATCGAGAAGCTGGTGGACGGCGACAGGAGGCAGATAGCCACGAAACACTTGCTTCCagagaataatataaatgtcGTCGTCAGGTGATGAAACGATCGATCATtccatttaacgctagaactaccgaccacTTGCGcccattaagatttcaattcatTTACATTGCAGTTTAGATATTATCGGAACAGTTCGTTTAATCGTCTCTCAAAGAACTGTACCCTTTCAATAATGGCAAAAGAAGTCAGGAATCGATCATTTTGacttgcttggtagttctagtgttaatagcacGAATACGAAACATTGAGTTTCTTCTTTTAGAGTCCGTCCACTCAGCAGTAAAGAAGTTAAAGCGGGAGATCATATGGCGGTGCAGTTTCCCGGAGATGGACAGATATACGTGAGTCGATTGATTTCAATTGTCTTAGTGAACGCTGATAAAATCACTGATAAGGTGCTGTTAGAATTATTCGTTCGGTGAGAAATCTGCACCAAGTTAGAGATGATTTAAGACAGCCTTTTTGGTTTCCTCTGGTTTGATTGACCTCTGGGTAAGTTCTAATTAAGAGTCATCAATTTCTATCGTCCGCAGTGCGAAGGATCTCCGAGCAGCGGAGACAAGAAgggtaaattattttcatacaacGTCGTCTTCGAGCCCACGGCCTCTCAAGAGGACATCCTGCAATTCTCCGGTATCAAGAAGCTCATTGAAATGGCGGTGGAAGGGTTCAGCTGTACAGCGTTCTGCTACGGGCAGACAGGAAGTGGGAAAACTCACACCCTTACAGGACCTCCGGGAATGGTAAGCCGAACACAATCGCAGGAATACTTTCCAACCCCTCGTTTCTACTAATTTCTACCTCTGAAACACGAAGGTTTCCTTTAATCGAAGACAAAACGTTTTCCAAAAGTGTATCCGAACAATCAGCGAGCAGCGAATAATAGATGAAAAACAGTTGTGCACTTTGAAGGCCAATATGGTAGTAACAGAAAGGTTAATGCTGATCGGTGTGTGCAGATAAGATAATGACATAACCTGTGCTCGTTTTCCTCGTTATTTCAATAACGTTCCACGAAGTTTTCGTTTACAGTAAAACAATCAGGATTGTCGACTTACGGGGCAGCTAGGATTCTTCCCATGTAACCTTTCCAAACAATTTTACTCGTATTCCGATTGTTCGTTAGTAAAGTTAGTTTCTCAAATCGAATATCTGGAACGTGAGCTTCGATAGTAAACTGAAACACCGTACGATCATCGATCAACGTGCCGCCATATTTCAGTTGGAAAGGATAAATTCCTACTCGGAGGATAACGGCCTGGTCTTCCGGTCCTTCGTCTACCTATTCAAGCTCCTGCAGGAACGGGAACAGTGCAACTTCGTTCTGAGAGCCTCCTTCCTGGAGATCTACAACGAGAAGGTGAGCGCCGCCGATCGAGAGCGAGCCGCGATCGGCCGTCTCACGGGACCGTTCTTCTGTCCGCAGGTAATAGATCTGTTGAATCCCGGCACGTCGAGGAAACCCCTGATGGTCCGGTGGAGCAAAAAGACGCGAGGCTTCTTCGTCGAGAATCTTTTCACCGTCGAGTGCGAGGAGCTTGACGACCTTCTCGCGGTTCTCGAAGAAGGTAGCCCGATTCTATCGATCGTCACCTTTCGCCTCTTTAACCGACAGGCTTTAACCATTCCCAATCGATCCCGTGCACGCAACATTACATCACCGGTGGGGTAGAAGCAACATTGTGCGCAGTAGATTCGTTTCCGATCATTGTCCCCCTGAACGACCCTCCCCGTCTcgaacgcgccgcgcgaaatGTACTTACAAGGGCGACTCTCTCGGTTCAGGTATGAGGAACAGATCCGTCGGCGCGCACAATATGAACGAGCACTCCAGCAGAAGCCACAGCATCCTTACCGTTAGTATTACGTCTGAGCAACAAGTGAGTAAACCGAATTAGCCCGCTTCCCGGTGTCGAAGGGCGGCGGAAATTAAGTCACGAGTGCGCGTGTCGGCAGATGGACAACAGCGTGTTCATCTCGaggcaggggaaaatcaatttcGTCGACCTGGCTGGCAGCGAGATGACGAAGAAGACGCAGAGCGAGGGAAAGACCTTGGAGGAAGCGAACAACATCAACAAAAGCCTAATGGTTCTGGGTATGTACACAAGGGGATCtcgtgaaattattataatcgtGGGACCGGTGTGTGTAACATTCTCCCAATGTAGACCGCGCGCTACTAATTGAATCACCGATACTGTTGCTGCTTCGCGGTAACTTCGCTGCGTCAATTATGCAGGCATACCGTAGAGATCGATCGGTCGCGATCGTTCGCTCGGCGAGCCGAAAGGGCAGCAACTTTTTTCGCGACGTCAACGGCTCTGAAGTAATCGATTGCTACGAGGGGGAAAGCGGGTTGCTTAAAACCTCGtctaaattaatatataca
This portion of the Nomia melanderi isolate GNS246 chromosome 11, iyNomMela1, whole genome shotgun sequence genome encodes:
- the LOC116434898 gene encoding kinesin-like protein KIF12 isoform X4, producing the protein MVLVKNPSPSRGESPQKENAKKDKKRSRVSRGNSPSETNLSRGNSPGRNGSNVKRVVKSSLLQSRGSETGSIEKLVDGDRRQIATKHLLPENNINVVVRVRPLSSKEVKAGDHMAVQFPGDGQIYCEGSPSSGDKKGKLFSYNVVFEPTASQEDILQFSGIKKLIEMAVEGFSCTAFCYGQTGSGKTHTLTGPPGMLERINSYSEDNGLVFRSFVYLFKLLQEREQCNFVLRASFLEIYNEKVIDLLNPGTSRKPLMVRWSKKTRGFFVENLFTVECEELDDLLAVLEEGMRNRSVGAHNMNEHSSRSHSILTVSITSEQQMDNSVFISRQGKINFVDLAGSEMTKKTQSEGKTLEEANNINKSLMVLGYCISSLSDGKRKGGHIPYRDSKLTKLLADSLAGNGVALMIACVSPARSNASETLNTLRYAARVKKIRTKPIVVMDPREALILSLKREVGALQTENEHLKAALHLNGDNQNIIRSESKAERRVPLTPPVVDLDKLSEMERPELSQLIHAYITENEALRRENAELYATREQVIRDQELVCRENERLLKKLEDVNSIYYCRVCCRSPIIPARPTYSAEAFNDTNNEDMPGATNVWTNPNVEPTPLSTDIIRRGLYKSTSNMPEKIQKELDKRRIVGSHNNIAETYKDKSQHRRHNSWDNGNGLVRMSPDQTMSPVHLNQNA